The proteins below come from a single Miscanthus floridulus cultivar M001 chromosome 1, ASM1932011v1, whole genome shotgun sequence genomic window:
- the LOC136489044 gene encoding uncharacterized protein, whose translation MASLLRLQALAPAMTVPRRHFLISPFCLASVATSPLARRLSTAASSNRPEPHVLEPDLDSGLYLVATPIGNLEDITLRALRVLKCANVILSEDTRHSGKLLQHYNIKTPLLSFHKFNEREREPSILRRLHEGEAVALISDAGTPGISDPGMELARLCAIEKIPVIPIPGPSAAIAALSASGLPSNEFTFVGFLPKHARSRRDRLEISAREAATQIFYVPPHGIQQFLVDAASSFGDSRHCVIAREITKIHEEFWWGTLGEANEAFATRQPKGEITVLIEGKSISDDETPSEDFLEHELRELTAKGYTLSAAVKLVTEATSAKKKDVYALALRLFGK comes from the exons ATGGCGTCGCTGCTCCGCCTCCAGGCCCTCGCTCCAGCCATGACCGTCCCCCGCCGCCATTTCCTCATCTCCCCTTTCTGCCTCGCCTCTGTAGCCACGTCTCCGCTCGCTCGACGCCTCTCCACCGCCGCCTCCAGCAACAGGCCGGAGCCACACGTCTTGGAACCG GATCTGGACTCAGGTCTGTATCTTGTGGCAACGCCAATTGGGAACCTTGAAGATATCACCTTAAG GGCACTGCGTGTCCTTAAATGTGCTAATGTGATACTATCTGAAGACACAAGGCATTCAGGAAAGCTACTTCAACATTATAACATCAAGACACCTCTT CTTAGCTTCCATAAGTTCAATGAGCGTGAGAGAGAGCCCAGTATCTTAAGGAGGCTTCATGAAGGTGAAGCAGTTGCACTGATAAGTGATGCTGGCACACCAGGTATTAGTGACCCTGGCATGGAACTG GCTAGACTATGTGCAATTGAGAAAATCCCTGTCATTCCCATTCCTGGGCCTTCTGCTGCAATTGCTGCTCTTTCTGCATCGGGTTTGCCATCAAATGAATTCACATTTG TTGGGTTTTTACCAAAGCATGCTCGGTCAAGAAGAGATAGGCTTGAGATATCAGCTCGTGAAGCTGCTACACAAATATTCTATGTTCCTCCCCATGGCATTCAACAGTTTCTTGTTGATGCTGCTTCATCTTTTGGTGATTCTAG GCATTGCGTTATTGCAAGGGAGataacaaaaatacatgaagag TTTTGGTGGGGAACTttaggtgaagcaaatgaagcctTTGCAACTCGACAACCAAAGGGAGAAATAACAGTGCTCATAGAGGGGAAGTCAATTTCAGATGATGAAACTCCATCAGAGGATTTCCTTGAGCATGAACTAAGAGAATTGACAGCAAAGGGATATACTCTTTCTGCG GCGGTGAAATTGGTCACTGAAGCCACATCAGCAAAGAAGAAAGATGTTTATGCACTCGCATTGAGGTTGTTTGGAAAATAA